In Nitrosophilus alvini, the following are encoded in one genomic region:
- a CDS encoding DUF4149 domain-containing protein gives MKRNKYIDIAYIIIIGITLGAVLATGIFVAPVVFNSAKYLGEEILSHYQEGLLMTAIFLKMNYLLNFTAFLIIIREAYAFKLFERDRITVAAAITSVFAIFMFTLYYTPDIVAMQMAGEEMTGSETFDKVHKASEIDFKLLALSLAVLMGRRIINLNRR, from the coding sequence ATGAAGAGAAATAAGTATATAGATATCGCATATATTATAATAATTGGAATTACACTTGGAGCAGTGCTTGCTACCGGTATTTTCGTGGCTCCTGTTGTATTCAACTCGGCAAAATATCTTGGTGAAGAGATTTTGAGTCACTATCAGGAAGGTCTTTTGATGACCGCAATATTTTTGAAAATGAACTATTTATTGAATTTTACGGCCTTTTTGATTATCATAAGGGAGGCATATGCATTCAAACTGTTTGAAAGAGACAGGATAACAGTCGCTGCGGCTATAACTTCGGTATTTGCGATTTTTATGTTTACGCTTTACTATACTCCAGATATCGTTGCTATGCAGATGGCGGGTGAAGAGATGACCGGAAGCGAAACGTTTGATAAAGTGCATAAAGCATCTGAAATTGATTTTAAGCTGCTTGCCCTGTCACTGGCGGTTTTAATGGGAAGAAGAATTATAAACTTAAACAGGCGGTAA
- the prmC gene encoding peptide chain release factor N(5)-glutamine methyltransferase, with translation MCKKISIKEAIKTASKMLKDAAQRPRFEAELLLSHLLEKERIWLHIHDDKTLDENEFQEYINLIKRRAAHEPVEYITGKVSFYKETFFIQRGVLIPRPETELLIDEVIKNLDAQKETRIAEIGVGSGVISIMLAKKLKNIKITATDISKEAIQTAELNIKLHKVEERIELIECSMLDSVDENIDVIVSNPPYIAKDYKLPKSLRYEPETALFGGQKGDELLGKIIDLAFERNIKMLACEMGYDQKSSIEKKLCGKKYLSLCFYKDLAGFDRGFVLKIR, from the coding sequence ATGTGCAAAAAGATCAGTATAAAAGAAGCGATAAAGACCGCTTCAAAGATGTTAAAAGATGCTGCCCAGAGGCCGCGTTTTGAGGCAGAACTGCTACTGTCGCACCTGCTTGAAAAAGAGAGGATCTGGCTGCATATACATGATGACAAAACTTTGGATGAAAATGAGTTTCAAGAGTATATAAATCTTATCAAAAGAAGAGCCGCTCATGAGCCTGTGGAGTATATAACAGGAAAGGTCAGTTTTTACAAAGAGACATTTTTCATACAAAGAGGCGTTTTGATACCGAGGCCCGAAACTGAGCTGCTGATAGATGAAGTTATAAAAAATTTAGATGCACAAAAAGAGACAAGAATAGCGGAAATTGGCGTAGGAAGCGGTGTAATATCTATAATGCTTGCCAAAAAACTCAAAAATATAAAAATAACGGCAACAGACATATCAAAAGAGGCGATTCAAACGGCCGAGCTAAATATAAAACTGCATAAAGTAGAAGAGAGAATTGAACTGATAGAGTGCAGTATGCTTGATAGTGTCGATGAAAATATCGATGTTATAGTATCAAATCCGCCGTATATAGCAAAGGATTACAAACTTCCGAAAAGTCTCAGATATGAGCCCGAAACTGCACTTTTTGGCGGACAAAAAGGGGATGAGCTTCTTGGAAAGATAATAGATCTGGCATTTGAGCGAAACATCAAAATGCTGGCATGTGAAATGGGTTATGATCAGAAAAGTTCGATAGAAAAGAAACTTTGCGGGAAAAAATACTTATCGCTCTGTTTTTATAAAGATCTTGCGGGCTTTGACAGGGGATTCGTTCTGAAAATACGTTAA